The genomic stretch ATCTCTCGCTACGAGAACTAATTTTGCACCTGCTTCTGCTAATTTCGGTACAAGCGCTGAACCAATCCCACCTGTTGCACCGACAACGACAACAACTTTGTTTTGCATCTTGTTTTGCTTTTTAAAAGTAAAGTATTTATGCTTGAATTTCTTTACAATACTTTACTTTTGTTTACATAGCTATAAGCCTCTATAGAGATCTGACGCTCAAAGCGTCGCGACTCTCTATAGAGGCTTATAGCTATTTTGTGTGGTCATTGATATTTATGTTAGCCTGAAGATTAAAGTGCATTCTAATCAGGTGATATATGTCTAAAATCACACTAGATAAAGGTCAAGAGCAGTACATTGTGGATGCTAACGGTAATAAAACAGCCGTGATTTTAGATATTGAGCTATATGAACAAATGTTAGAAGATATTCACGATTTAGCGGTTGTTGCTGAGAGGCGATCGCAACAGTCGATAAGTTTAGCTGAAATGAAAGAAAGGCTAAGTCTCAATGGAACCCTATCAAATTAGTATTCTGATTCATTATGTGCGTCATCGCCGTGAAGTTTATCGAGATCTTTGACTAGGGAAATAAATAGTCAGGATCGCGGATTAGACGGATTATTGGATTTCACGGATTTTGAGTAGCTGTGCAGAATCAAACTGAAAACGCAAGGATTGAGATCTCCGACTTTTTCTAGACAAGCGAAGGGGATTTGCAAGTTCACAAAAAAGTCGGAGATCTGGGCATATCTAAAAATCCGTGTCATCCCTAAATCCGTCTAATCCGTGTTCTCACTTATTTATCCCCCAATGAGAACCTTGACTAACAACCCAACTCCCAAAGCCGCCAAACCAGTCGCAAAAAGTATCATTGTTGCTTTCCATTTTCCAACAGATTCAAGTAATTCTACGCTAGCCACACTCCCAGCCACAGCCACATTCACAGCCATGACCCAACCCCAAGCCCAACCCATAGACCAAACCCAACCCCAAGCCCAACCCCAAGCCCCAGACATAGCCCCAATACCACACCAAACCCAAGTCCAAGCCCCAGCCCCAGACATAGCCCAAGTACCAGCCCAAGTACCAGCCCAAGTACCGACACTTAAAAATTCTATGAAAGAAAGAGATTTGTCATAAGCGATGGCGATTTGAACAATCAGTAAAATTGAAAGTATGGCATTTATTCCTCCAATAGCAAATGCTAGTAGAAAATTTCTCCAGAATCTTTTCAGTTTACTTTCTTTCTCTAATTTATTGAGCCAACCACCGACTAAAGGAGAGATAGAAATCATTACAATTGGCTCAAGCAGAAGTAGCCAAACCGACAATTTTACTTGAGTAACAGCAAAAGTTATCCCAATAATAGCGTAAATAGTGAAACTTGTTTCTAATGCAATCCATGTGGATTTTTTGATGAGAGAAGATGGGGATGTTTGTCTGAATGAGGGCTTAGGCGGTTTGGGTATCAGTGTCGGTGGAATTAGTTCATCAATCCATTTTTGTACCGATTTCGGACGATCGCTTGCCTTCAACTTCATCCCATGCAAAATCGCCTTCTCCACCCGACCATCAATATTTGGCTGAATCTGTCTCGGTGGAACTAGCGCCGCCCCCGCCACGATATTAAAAGAAGGAGTAGGACGTTCCGCAGTCAATGCAAAATAGAGCGCTGCCGCCAACCCATAGACATCTGTATACGCCCCACGCTTAGCATTCTCGTCATACTGCTCAATCGGTGCAAACCCATCACACGCCATCGCCGTATGTTTACCCGTCTTATCCTGTACAAACTCCCGCGCCAAACCAAAATCAATTAGCACCGCATTGTTTGTCCGCCGTCGAATCATGATGTTGTTAGGATTGAGATCGCGATGTAAAAGAGGCTCATCGAGATTGTGCATATATTCCAACGCACTACCAATTTGCTGGATATAGCCCAAAGCCTCCGACTCAGGCAAAGCCCCCTTTCTCTTGACTCTTTCCCCCAGAGTTTCACCATCGATCCACTCCATCACCATGCACCACAGATCTTCACGAATATCTTTGTGTTGAAAGATATCCAAAATTTTTACAATGTGTCGATGCTTGCAACCTCTTAGTAAAAATGCCTCTTTATGGAATTTTCTTTGTAAGTTAGCAAACTTACGATCACTCTCATTTTGTTCTTTATCAGTGGGTGTCTTTATTACCACCTTTAAACCGTCTTCACGAATTGCCAAATAAGCAATACCAAAACCTCCCTCACCGATCGCCTTTTTGATTTTGTATTGGTAATTCGTGCCATCAATCAGCCAGCCTTCTGCAAAAGCCATAAACCCATACTCACGGTGAGGTTATTTGAAAAAGTTCACGATTCTAATCATATAGCAATGCCAGTTTTGCTTGGGACACAAAGCACAAGGGAGTAATGGCGCAAAGTACCGCCATTACTCCCTTGTGCTTTATATGAATGGCTCCTATTCGTAGGAATCATATCTGTATAAGAAAGAGCGCTATGCGCTCTTTTTGATTAAACTCCGTTTTTCTTAAACCAAGCTTTCAATCGTTTCCAGCCATCTTCAGCTTCTTTTTGGCGGTAGGAGGGGCGATAATCAGCATTAAAAGCATGGGGAGCTTCAGGATAGACAACAATTTCGGAGTTAACACTGCAACCCTTAAGTTGCTCGCGCATTTGCTCAACTGTCTCTAGGGGAATACCCGTATCTTTGCCGCCGTAAAGTCCTAAAACTGGCACTTGTAAATTTTTAGCGATATCAATGGGATGCTTCGGTGTGAGTTCTGTCGATTCACCCACCAGTCTGCCATACCAAGCTACACCAGCCTTGACCTTAGGATTATGGGCTGCATAGAGCCATGTAATCCTGCCGCCCCAGCAGAATCCTGTAATCCCCAACTTTTGAATATCGCCCTGTGCAGATTTGGCTGCCCATTCTACGGTTGCGTCAAGATCAGCAAATACCTGAGCATCAGGAACCTTGTTCACAATCGGTCTAATTTGAGCAATATCGGCTAGTTTTGATACATCACCTTGGCGATAAAACAATTCGGGGGCGATCGCTAAATATCCTAATTTGGCTAGGCGACGACATACATCTTGAATATGGGCATGAACGCCAAAAATTTCTTGGATTACTAAAATTACGGGGAAATTTTTTCCTCTGGCGGGTTGTGCTCGATAGGCGGGAATCGTGCCATCGCTGACAGGAATTTTTACTTCTCCTGCAATTAGTCCCTTACTAGTGGTGGTAATTACTTTCGCGGAAATGGGCTGAACAGCGATCGCAAATCCAGCAGTTAGGCTACTAACGGCGATAAACTCGCGCCTTGTAAGTCTTGACATTAATATAATCTCTCAAAATCTCTTAAAAATCAATAAGACGATAAGCACAGCTCATCGCCTCATCATATTTATTCTGCATCCTAAAAATGAAAATTGATGTATTGCAGATTTCGTCTTCTCAACAATGAATCACCCCGCCGCAAGCGGACGGGGTATCAAATTCTTTTTTACTAGAATATACTCACACCGCAGAACGGTGGGGTATTTACCCTCTTAGTTCAAATAAAGTGGCACTGCGTGCCACTTTATTGCTGTTTATGACTATTTAACGCGAGTTCGGGATAATTTTAAACGGGCTTTGAGAGAGAGTTTGCGTAACAAACCCTCTCTCAAAGCCCAAAAGTAAAAGCCTTGCTACGCAAGGCTTTTACTTTTGGGCTGTTAAAATTTGCTAGCCTAACCCGAACTGACGTTATTTACCAATTTTTACTGGTGTTTTGAGTTTTTTGACTTCATAGTTGGCTGGTTCCAACAGAGAAACACCTGTCATTTCTGCGGGCTGGGGAATTTGCAGAATTTCTAAAATTGTGGGAGCAATGTCTGCGAGACGACCACCTGTGGGCTTTAGTTTGACATCTGCACCATGACCATGGATCTTGCGCCCCTCACCCTCTACCAAAATAAATGGCACGGGGTTACTAGAATGGGCTGTCCAAGGATTACCATCGTCATCCCACATATACTCTGCATTACCATGATCGGCAGTAATTAATGCCGTACCACCTGCATTGGCAATGCTAGCCAATAGATTACCTAAACATCGATCAACATGTTCCAGAGCCTTGATCGTAGCTTCAAAGTTACCAGTATGTCCGACCATATCAGGGTTGGCATAGTTAATTACGATCAACGAATAAATCCGCTTGGCGATCGCCTCTGAAGCAATTCTAGTTACCTCAGTTGCTGACATTGCTGGCTCTTGGTCATAGGTTGATACCCTTGGACTATTAACCAAAACGCGATCGTCACCTTCACTAGCCTCTTCCATACCACCATCAAAGAAATAGGTGACATGGGCATACTTTTCAGTTTCGGCTAGGCGTAGTTGTTTCAGTCCATGACTTGCGACAACTGGCCCAAGCAGGTTGGTCAAGTTTTGAGGCAAAAAGGCGACAGGTACTGGCAATGAACTGTCGTACTGAGTAAATGTAGCAAAGGCTAACGACTCAATGCGATCGCGTTCAAATCCTGTAAAGTTTTCGGCGACGAGAGCTTGGGTAATTTCACGGGAGCGATCGGGACGGAAGTTAAAGCAAATAACACCATCACCTGCGGCGATCGCACCATGGGCAAGCCTTGTGGGGGGTAAAAATTCGTCAGTGATTTTTTCCTTATAAGCTGCTTCCAACACCTCAGCCGCCGACGTTAATTCTGTCGTGATTTGGTCATTAGTCAGCACTTCATAGGCTTTTTGGACACGATCCCAGCGCTTGTCGCGATCCATAACGTAGTAGCGACCACTGATTGTGACGATGCGCCCAGTACCAATCTTATTAAGATGTGCTTGCAATAGCTTAATAAAGTTAATGCCAGATTGTGGCAAGGTGTCGCGACCGTCGGTAATAGCGTGGATACAGACATCTTGAATACCCTGTACCTTCGCTAAATCGATCAATCCTAATAAATGATCGATGTGGGAATGCACACCTCCATCGGAGCAAAGCCCAATCAAGTGCAATTTGCTATTGTTAGCTTTGACCTTGTCACAAACTCCAACTAGTGCAGGATTTGACAACAACGAGCCGTCATCTACAGCATCAGAAATTCTAACTAATTCTTGGGGGACGACTCGACCTGCACCAATATTCAAATGACCAACTTCTGAGTTGCCCATTTGTCCTTTGGGTAAGCCGACATCCTTGCCAGAGGCTTGGAGGAGAGTTTTGGGGTAAGTACTCCACAGACTATCTATGACGGGAGTATTTGCTGCGGCGATC from Pseudanabaena sp. Chao 1811 encodes the following:
- the gpmI gene encoding 2,3-bisphosphoglycerate-independent phosphoglycerate mutase, translating into MQTGSVSPLVLIILDGWGYREETEGNAIAAANTPVIDSLWSTYPKTLLQASGKDVGLPKGQMGNSEVGHLNIGAGRVVPQELVRISDAVDDGSLLSNPALVGVCDKVKANNSKLHLIGLCSDGGVHSHIDHLLGLIDLAKVQGIQDVCIHAITDGRDTLPQSGINFIKLLQAHLNKIGTGRIVTISGRYYVMDRDKRWDRVQKAYEVLTNDQITTELTSAAEVLEAAYKEKITDEFLPPTRLAHGAIAAGDGVICFNFRPDRSREITQALVAENFTGFERDRIESLAFATFTQYDSSLPVPVAFLPQNLTNLLGPVVASHGLKQLRLAETEKYAHVTYFFDGGMEEASEGDDRVLVNSPRVSTYDQEPAMSATEVTRIASEAIAKRIYSLIVINYANPDMVGHTGNFEATIKALEHVDRCLGNLLASIANAGGTALITADHGNAEYMWDDDGNPWTAHSSNPVPFILVEGEGRKIHGHGADVKLKPTGGRLADIAPTILEILQIPQPAEMTGVSLLEPANYEVKKLKTPVKIGK
- a CDS encoding serine/threonine protein kinase codes for the protein MAFAEGWLIDGTNYQYKIKKAIGEGGFGIAYLAIREDGLKVVIKTPTDKEQNESDRKFANLQRKFHKEAFLLRGCKHRHIVKILDIFQHKDIREDLWCMVMEWIDGETLGERVKRKGALPESEALGYIQQIGSALEYMHNLDEPLLHRDLNPNNIMIRRRTNNAVLIDFGLAREFVQDKTGKHTAMACDGFAPIEQYDENAKRGAYTDVYGLAAALYFALTAERPTPSFNIVAGAALVPPRQIQPNIDGRVEKAILHGMKLKASDRPKSVQKWIDELIPPTLIPKPPKPSFRQTSPSSLIKKSTWIALETSFTIYAIIGITFAVTQVKLSVWLLLLEPIVMISISPLVGGWLNKLEKESKLKRFWRNFLLAFAIGGINAILSILLIVQIAIAYDKSLSFIEFLSVGTWAGTWAGTWAMSGAGAWTWVWCGIGAMSGAWGWAWGWVWSMGWAWGWVMAVNVAVAGSVASVELLESVGKWKATMILFATGLAALGVGLLVKVLIGG
- a CDS encoding dienelactone hydrolase family protein, yielding MSRLTRREFIAVSSLTAGFAIAVQPISAKVITTTSKGLIAGEVKIPVSDGTIPAYRAQPARGKNFPVILVIQEIFGVHAHIQDVCRRLAKLGYLAIAPELFYRQGDVSKLADIAQIRPIVNKVPDAQVFADLDATVEWAAKSAQGDIQKLGITGFCWGGRITWLYAAHNPKVKAGVAWYGRLVGESTELTPKHPIDIAKNLQVPVLGLYGGKDTGIPLETVEQMREQLKGCSVNSEIVVYPEAPHAFNADYRPSYRQKEAEDGWKRLKAWFKKNGV